One region of Flavobacterium pisciphilum genomic DNA includes:
- the def gene encoding peptide deformylase, giving the protein MILPIIGYGDPVLRKVGEAVTPEYPNLKETIANMYETMYNAYGVGLAAPQVGLALRLFVIDTTPFSDDEDLPADEQKELKGFKKTFINAKILKEDGEEWSFNEGCLSIPDVREDVYRHERITIEYCEEDFVVKTEVFDGLIARVIQHEYDHIEGILFTDKISSLKKRLIQKKLKNITEGKTFQEYRMKFAAAKKGR; this is encoded by the coding sequence ATGATTTTACCAATTATAGGATATGGTGATCCTGTTTTAAGAAAAGTTGGAGAGGCAGTTACGCCAGAGTACCCAAACTTGAAAGAAACAATAGCGAACATGTACGAAACAATGTACAATGCTTATGGAGTAGGTCTTGCTGCGCCACAAGTTGGTTTGGCCTTGCGTTTATTTGTAATTGACACAACTCCTTTTAGTGATGATGAGGACTTACCAGCAGATGAACAAAAAGAATTAAAAGGATTTAAAAAGACTTTTATCAATGCCAAAATTTTAAAAGAAGATGGCGAAGAGTGGAGTTTTAATGAAGGTTGCTTGAGTATTCCAGATGTTCGTGAGGATGTTTACAGACATGAAAGAATTACAATTGAATATTGTGAAGAAGATTTTGTTGTGAAAACTGAAGTATTTGATGGTTTAATTGCAAGAGTAATTCAGCATGAGTATGATCATATTGAAGGAATTTTGTTTACAGATAAAATCTCATCATTAAAAAAACGTTTAATTCAAAAGAAATTAAAAAATATTACCGAAGGCAAAACGTTTCAAGAATACAGAATGAAATTTGCTGCTGCTAAAAAAGGGAGATAG
- the ccoS gene encoding cbb3-type cytochrome oxidase assembly protein CcoS yields MSVIYLLISVSIIIAIGFFIAFVVAVKTGQYDDDYTPSVRMLFDDEIKKTPNEKIKTPNNKIKITKEKQI; encoded by the coding sequence ATGAGTGTAATTTACTTATTAATCTCTGTTAGTATTATTATTGCGATTGGGTTTTTTATAGCCTTTGTAGTTGCAGTAAAAACAGGTCAATACGACGATGATTATACCCCTTCAGTTAGAATGCTTTTTGATGACGAAATCAAAAAAACTCCCAACGAAAAAATAAAAACTCCCAACAATAAAATAAAAATAACCAAAGAAAAACAAATCTAG
- the mazG gene encoding nucleoside triphosphate pyrophosphohydrolase codes for MNKDLQLQAFERLLNIMDDLREKCPWDMKQTIQSLRHLTIEETYELGDAILDNDLNEVKKELGDLLLHIVFYAKIGSETNDFDMADVCNEICEKLIHRHPHIYSDTVVKDEEEVKQNWEKLKLKEGKKSVLEGVPRSLPALVKASRIQDKVKGVGFDWEEPHQVWDKVQEELQELQVEVKAGDQDKIEAEFGDVLFSMINYARFLNVNAEDALERTNKKFIKRFQYLESKAGELGKPLMDMTLAEMDVFWNEAKKL; via the coding sequence ATGAATAAAGATTTACAATTACAAGCCTTCGAAAGATTATTAAATATAATGGATGATTTGCGTGAAAAATGCCCTTGGGACATGAAGCAAACTATTCAAAGCTTGCGTCATCTTACGATTGAAGAAACATACGAATTGGGAGATGCTATCTTAGATAATGATCTTAACGAAGTAAAGAAAGAGTTAGGAGATTTGTTGTTACATATTGTTTTTTATGCCAAAATTGGTAGTGAAACAAATGATTTTGATATGGCGGATGTGTGTAATGAAATTTGTGAAAAACTAATTCATCGCCATCCTCATATTTATAGTGATACAGTTGTAAAAGATGAAGAAGAAGTAAAGCAAAACTGGGAAAAACTGAAATTAAAAGAAGGGAAAAAGTCTGTTTTAGAGGGAGTTCCTAGAAGTTTACCAGCATTGGTTAAAGCAAGTAGAATTCAAGATAAGGTAAAAGGAGTAGGTTTTGATTGGGAAGAGCCACATCAGGTTTGGGATAAGGTACAAGAAGAATTACAGGAACTACAGGTTGAGGTAAAAGCTGGAGATCAAGATAAAATTGAAGCCGAATTTGGAGATGTTTTGTTCTCGATGATTAACTATGCGAGGTTTCTAAATGTAAATGCCGAAGACGCGTTGGAACGTACCAATAAAAAATTCATAAAACGCTTTCAATACCTTGAGAGTAAAGCAGGAGAATTAGGGAAACCTTTAATGGATATGACTTTGGCGGAAATGGACGTTTTTTGGAACGAAGCAAAAAAGCTATAA
- a CDS encoding malate:quinone oxidoreductase has translation MSDKTIRSNTEVVLIGAGIMSATLGLILKELQPDLKIEIYERLDVAAAESSDAWNNAGTGHSAFCELNYTPEKNGSIDPKKAISIAESFEVSRQFWSYLVQQNKITSPDNFIKSVPHMSFVWGEKNVDYLKKRFEALQKNPIFKEMVFSTDFAQLKEWMPLVMEGRDASDKFAATSMAIGTDVNFGELTRSMFNYLGKLDGVTIHFNHEVKKLKQREDKSWRIKITDLATGQTRKVYTKFVFIGAGGGSLPLLEKANVAEGKGFGGFPVSGQWLKCTNPEVILQHQAKVYGKASVGAPPMSVPHIDTRMIDGERALLFGPFAGFSTRFLKNGSYMDLPMSIKTDNIMPMLAAGYHNIPLTKYLIEQVRQSPKDRMNALREYLPNAKSKDWKLERAGQRVQVIKKDEKEGGILEFGTEVINTKDGTLAVLLGASPGASTAVSIMVGLVNKCFKDKVKTPEWNEKFKAMIPSYGQTLNDKPELLAEIRKNTAATLKLDN, from the coding sequence ATGTCCGACAAAACCATACGTTCAAATACCGAAGTAGTACTTATTGGTGCTGGAATTATGAGTGCAACTCTTGGGTTAATCTTAAAAGAATTACAGCCAGATTTAAAAATTGAAATTTACGAAAGATTAGATGTTGCTGCAGCCGAAAGCTCTGATGCTTGGAATAATGCGGGAACAGGACATTCAGCCTTTTGTGAATTAAATTATACTCCAGAAAAAAATGGAAGTATTGATCCTAAAAAAGCAATCAGTATTGCTGAATCCTTTGAAGTTTCTCGTCAGTTTTGGTCTTACTTAGTACAGCAAAACAAAATTACATCTCCTGATAATTTTATAAAAAGTGTTCCTCATATGAGTTTTGTTTGGGGAGAAAAAAATGTGGATTATCTTAAAAAAAGATTTGAAGCATTACAGAAAAATCCAATCTTCAAAGAAATGGTTTTTAGTACTGATTTTGCTCAATTAAAGGAATGGATGCCCTTGGTAATGGAGGGAAGAGATGCTTCGGATAAATTTGCTGCAACTTCTATGGCAATAGGAACAGATGTGAATTTTGGAGAATTAACAAGAAGTATGTTTAATTATCTAGGGAAATTAGATGGTGTGACAATTCATTTTAATCACGAAGTTAAAAAGTTAAAACAGCGTGAAGATAAATCATGGAGAATTAAAATCACAGATTTAGCAACAGGTCAAACCAGAAAAGTATATACTAAATTTGTATTTATTGGCGCTGGTGGAGGTTCTTTGCCTTTGTTAGAGAAAGCAAATGTTGCTGAGGGTAAAGGATTTGGAGGTTTTCCTGTGAGCGGACAGTGGTTAAAATGTACCAATCCAGAAGTTATTCTTCAGCATCAAGCTAAAGTTTATGGAAAAGCAAGTGTTGGTGCACCGCCTATGTCGGTTCCTCATATCGATACCCGAATGATAGACGGAGAAAGAGCGTTGCTTTTTGGACCATTTGCAGGTTTTTCTACTCGATTTTTAAAGAACGGATCCTACATGGATTTACCCATGTCAATAAAAACAGACAACATAATGCCGATGTTGGCAGCAGGTTATCATAATATACCACTTACTAAATATTTAATTGAGCAAGTGAGACAATCGCCTAAGGACAGAATGAATGCTTTACGTGAATACTTACCTAATGCAAAATCGAAAGATTGGAAATTAGAACGAGCAGGTCAGCGTGTTCAAGTTATTAAAAAAGATGAAAAAGAAGGTGGGATTCTTGAGTTTGGAACTGAGGTAATTAATACTAAAGACGGGACATTAGCTGTTTTATTAGGGGCTTCACCAGGAGCTTCAACTGCAGTTTCGATTATGGTAGGATTGGTTAATAAGTGTTTTAAAGATAAAGTGAAAACACCAGAATGGAATGAGAAATTTAAAGCAATGATTCCTTCTTATGGTCAAACCTTAAACGATAAACCAGAGCTATTAGCAGAAATAAGAAAAAATACAGCTGCTACTTTAAAGTTAGATAATTAG
- a CDS encoding FUSC family protein, with translation MFDRIVKFTDSTSFINASKVTLASVVPVLFFNFLGYFEIGFTIALGAFYTYPSDIPSNLKHKIKGIVVTALIVSGVNLLVNLVYPFPWLFYPFLGIILFLSSMISVYGQRATMASFSALLSISLSFAHLHEGWEAVLHSSYIFIGGLFYLIVSLIFHYVKPHRYIELQIADGIRLTAKYLKLRGDLWNPDADRKKIIEKQLHLQVELNQIHENLRQVLIGNRATSGDSSQNRKMLIVFITLVEIQELALSTSFDHDKLHKKFSDHPETLRSYQNLAYKLASTLKKLSKSVHKASKYISINDLKKEINGLQSAIDAYKNSLEKTEASEGVWMLTNMLKYAQKQVEKIKIVEMAFSLAINSYDFKEKDKELEKFLTPQYYPIRTLIENFSFSSTFFRHSLRLTITIMLGFIIGKMLPFQNVYWILLTIVVIMRPGYGLTKERSYNRVFGTVLGGLIAFGIVSLVHNHIAISIFAIFCMLIGISFTQSNYKVSTTFVTMYVVFVYGILTPNILEVIQFRILDSLVGATLAFLANYYLWPAWEFLNAASFLEKSIEANRNYLREIAEYYNKKGALPTSYRLARKNAFIEIGNLMTSFQRMVQEPKSKQKQLPQINKLAVLNHSLLSSSASLGTYIQSHKTTSASESFNFVIDIVISNLNYSIAILRHEKTTIYKNRDINKEKLTFHFEELKRKNFSRLENDNELDESARESKMQEAQLVIEQLIWMTNLSDKIVTITKEFIAKNPD, from the coding sequence ATGTTCGATCGCATCGTTAAATTCACAGACAGTACTTCTTTCATCAACGCTTCAAAAGTTACACTTGCATCTGTTGTTCCTGTCTTGTTTTTTAACTTTTTAGGTTATTTTGAAATTGGCTTTACAATTGCCCTTGGTGCTTTTTATACTTATCCAAGTGATATCCCTAGTAATCTTAAACATAAAATAAAAGGAATTGTAGTAACTGCCTTAATTGTTTCAGGTGTAAACTTATTGGTTAATTTAGTTTATCCTTTTCCTTGGCTATTTTATCCATTTTTAGGGATAATACTTTTTCTATCCTCTATGATTTCTGTGTATGGACAAAGAGCAACCATGGCATCTTTCTCCGCCTTACTTTCTATTTCCCTATCATTTGCCCACTTACACGAAGGTTGGGAAGCTGTATTACACTCTAGTTATATTTTTATCGGAGGATTATTCTATTTAATAGTTTCCCTTATTTTCCATTATGTAAAACCACATCGCTATATCGAATTACAAATTGCTGATGGAATTCGATTAACAGCAAAATACTTAAAACTTAGAGGTGATTTATGGAATCCTGATGCAGATAGAAAAAAGATAATCGAGAAACAATTGCATCTTCAGGTGGAGTTAAACCAAATTCATGAGAATTTGCGACAAGTACTTATTGGTAATAGAGCAACTTCTGGCGACTCAAGTCAAAACCGAAAGATGCTTATTGTTTTTATAACTTTAGTCGAAATTCAGGAGTTGGCACTATCTACATCATTTGACCATGATAAATTGCACAAAAAATTTAGCGATCATCCTGAAACGCTACGTTCTTATCAAAATCTAGCCTACAAACTCGCTTCTACATTAAAGAAACTATCTAAAAGTGTTCATAAAGCATCTAAATATATATCTATTAACGATTTAAAAAAGGAGATAAATGGATTACAATCTGCAATTGATGCCTATAAAAATAGTTTAGAAAAAACTGAAGCTTCAGAAGGAGTCTGGATGCTTACCAATATGCTGAAATACGCTCAAAAGCAGGTCGAAAAAATTAAAATTGTAGAAATGGCATTTTCATTAGCCATCAATTCTTATGATTTTAAAGAGAAGGATAAGGAACTTGAAAAATTTCTTACCCCTCAATATTACCCGATACGCACATTAATTGAAAATTTTAGTTTTTCATCTACATTTTTCAGGCATTCACTGCGTCTTACAATAACCATTATGTTAGGTTTCATAATCGGCAAAATGCTACCTTTCCAAAATGTATATTGGATTTTATTGACTATTGTAGTAATTATGCGCCCTGGTTACGGCCTAACCAAAGAACGCTCTTATAATCGTGTTTTTGGTACTGTTCTAGGTGGATTAATTGCTTTTGGAATTGTATCATTAGTACACAATCATATTGCAATAAGCATATTTGCCATTTTCTGTATGCTCATTGGTATTTCTTTTACACAAAGCAACTATAAAGTAAGCACCACATTTGTTACGATGTATGTAGTATTTGTTTACGGAATTTTAACACCTAACATACTTGAAGTAATTCAGTTTAGAATATTAGATTCTCTTGTTGGAGCTACATTAGCCTTTTTAGCAAATTATTATTTATGGCCTGCTTGGGAATTTTTGAATGCAGCATCATTTTTAGAGAAATCAATTGAAGCCAACAGAAATTATCTACGAGAAATTGCCGAATACTATAATAAGAAAGGAGCATTACCTACATCTTATCGTTTAGCTAGAAAAAATGCCTTTATTGAAATTGGAAATCTAATGACCTCTTTTCAGAGAATGGTACAAGAACCTAAGTCAAAACAAAAACAGCTTCCGCAAATAAACAAGCTTGCTGTACTAAACCATTCTTTGCTTTCGTCCTCAGCCTCCTTAGGTACCTACATTCAATCTCACAAGACGACCTCTGCATCCGAATCTTTTAATTTTGTAATTGATATCGTTATTTCTAATTTAAATTACTCAATTGCTATTTTAAGACATGAAAAAACAACCATATACAAGAATAGAGACATTAATAAAGAAAAGTTGACTTTCCATTTTGAAGAATTAAAAAGGAAAAACTTCAGCCGATTAGAAAATGATAATGAACTTGATGAAAGTGCAAGAGAATCTAAAATGCAGGAAGCACAGTTAGTAATCGAGCAATTAATATGGATGACTAATCTTTCTGATAAAATAGTAACGATTACAAAAGAGTTTATAGCAAAAAATCCAGATTAA
- a CDS encoding Crp/Fnr family transcriptional regulator, with protein MNKCDQCIVRQLTSLKALNKDEVIKLANSKTTYTIKKGDPIFEEGEITNGVFCVKDGVGKLSKLSANGKDQIVKLVKSGELLGQRSMISNEPANLSAKALDDMEVCFIPKTEIINFFNQNNQFSMNVMKTICDDLKESDNHTVSLAQKTVKSRLAETLLYLHDTFGENNDKTLQIQLSRDELASMIGTATESCIRLLSDFKKLDVIDLIGKKIVLKNFNALKKMAE; from the coding sequence ATGAATAAATGTGACCAATGTATCGTAAGACAACTTACCTCGTTAAAAGCTTTAAACAAAGATGAAGTTATTAAACTAGCAAATAGTAAAACTACTTATACTATTAAAAAAGGGGATCCTATCTTTGAAGAAGGCGAAATTACTAATGGTGTTTTCTGTGTAAAAGATGGTGTTGGTAAACTTTCTAAACTAAGCGCCAACGGTAAAGATCAAATTGTAAAACTTGTAAAATCTGGAGAGCTTCTAGGTCAGCGATCTATGATTAGCAATGAACCTGCCAATTTAAGCGCAAAAGCTTTAGATGATATGGAGGTATGTTTTATTCCTAAAACCGAGATTATTAATTTCTTTAATCAAAACAATCAGTTTTCTATGAATGTCATGAAAACAATTTGTGATGATTTAAAAGAATCTGATAATCATACTGTTTCCTTAGCTCAAAAAACGGTTAAATCACGTTTGGCTGAAACCTTATTATATTTACATGATACTTTTGGTGAAAACAATGACAAAACACTTCAAATACAACTTTCTAGAGATGAATTAGCAAGTATGATTGGTACTGCTACTGAAAGTTGCATCCGATTATTATCTGATTTTAAAAAACTAGATGTAATTGACTTAATTGGTAAAAAAATTGTTTTGAAAAATTTTAATGCCTTAAAGAAAATGGCTGAATAA
- a CDS encoding DUF5606 domain-containing protein: MNLEKILAISGKPGLYALKVQTRTGFVAESLIDGKKITVSLKSNVSLLSEISIYTYEGEKPLSEVMQLIAIKEDKGPAISHKEDNATLTAYFKEVLPQYDEERVYPSDIKKVLNWYNMLQAKGLVTDLAPAPAESKEETPVLEEVKKAPAKKAKAAAEKK, translated from the coding sequence ATGAATTTAGAAAAAATATTAGCTATTTCTGGGAAACCAGGTTTATACGCATTAAAAGTACAAACGCGTACAGGATTTGTAGCTGAATCATTAATTGATGGAAAAAAAATCACTGTTAGCTTAAAGAGTAATGTAAGTTTATTGTCAGAAATTTCAATTTATACATACGAAGGAGAAAAACCTTTATCAGAAGTAATGCAATTAATTGCAATAAAAGAAGATAAAGGACCAGCAATTTCTCATAAAGAAGATAATGCAACTTTAACAGCTTATTTTAAAGAAGTTTTACCTCAATATGATGAAGAAAGAGTTTATCCTTCTGATATTAAAAAAGTATTGAACTGGTACAATATGCTTCAAGCAAAAGGATTGGTTACAGATTTAGCGCCTGCACCAGCAGAGTCTAAAGAAGAAACTCCGGTTTTGGAAGAAGTAAAAAAAGCACCAGCAAAAAAAGCTAAAGCAGCTGCTGAAAAAAAATAG
- a CDS encoding heavy metal translocating P-type ATPase — protein MSVQNCFHCGLIIPKNEVIVFDEKEFCCSGCKTVYEIFSLNDLTCYYDFENSPGATPQDIQGKYDFLDNESIQLKLLEFQEDTTAIVSLNIPHIHCSSCIWILENLNRLKPGISSSQVNFPEKKVRINYNSEEITLKEIAYTLSSIGYEPYISLENYEAGKNNVDRSLTYKLGVAFFCFGNIMLLSFPEYFEVKEFWLDNYKPFFRWLILILAMPSFLYSASGYYVSAYKSIKSKMLNIDIPIALGIVVMFIRSTFDIVMDYGPGFFDSLTGLIFFMLLGKMFQIKTYSFLSFERDFKSYFPIAVTRINPNTPEESIPIYDIDKGDRLLIRNQELIPVDGILISDQAEIDYSFVTGEAVPITKKSGDKVFAGGKQIGKVIEMEVLHSVSNSYLTQLWGNDIFQKDVQQKHKTITDAISRYFTPILLLIAFAGFGYWIFIDANTAFNVFTAVLIVACPCALALTAPFTFGNILRILGKQKFYLKNALVIEQLAKVDTLVFDKTGTITTNKKSNIAYEGKSLSEANLVMLKNVLRASNHPLSRMLYDSLPESNRIKLDDFKEITGKGILAVIEDHQFQIGSFSFVADKEENSIQQTSLHIKIDGVYYGKYIFNNQYREGLAALFKELSLNYKIKVLSGDNDGERETLEKLLPEGTELVFNQKPEQKLAFIKELQDHGHNVMMVGDGLNDAGALAQSNVGVSISENVNVFSPACDAILDATEFKHLSYFLKLSKNSIKIIKMSFVLSLLYNVVGLSFAITGNLLPLVAAIIMPLSTITIVSFVTLASNYFSRSSLK, from the coding sequence ATGAGTGTCCAAAATTGTTTTCATTGTGGTTTAATTATACCAAAAAATGAAGTAATTGTTTTTGATGAAAAAGAATTTTGTTGCAGTGGATGTAAAACAGTTTATGAGATTTTTAGTCTAAATGACCTAACTTGTTATTATGATTTTGAGAATTCTCCCGGGGCAACACCACAAGATATTCAAGGTAAATATGATTTCTTAGATAATGAAAGTATTCAGCTTAAATTATTAGAATTTCAAGAAGATACTACAGCAATAGTTTCGTTAAATATCCCACATATTCATTGCAGTTCTTGTATTTGGATTTTAGAAAACTTAAATCGTCTTAAACCTGGAATTAGTTCTTCTCAGGTTAATTTTCCAGAAAAGAAAGTTAGAATTAACTACAATTCCGAAGAGATTACGCTTAAAGAAATTGCTTATACATTAAGCTCAATAGGGTATGAGCCTTATATCAGCTTAGAGAATTATGAGGCTGGGAAAAATAACGTCGACAGAAGTCTAACGTATAAATTAGGAGTCGCTTTCTTTTGTTTCGGAAACATTATGTTGCTTTCTTTTCCCGAATATTTTGAAGTAAAAGAATTTTGGTTAGATAATTATAAGCCCTTTTTTCGTTGGCTGATATTAATTCTGGCCATGCCAAGTTTTTTATACTCAGCAAGTGGTTACTATGTTTCGGCTTATAAAAGTATAAAAAGCAAAATGCTAAATATTGATATTCCCATTGCTTTAGGGATTGTTGTAATGTTTATACGAAGCACTTTTGATATTGTCATGGATTACGGTCCTGGTTTTTTTGACAGTTTGACAGGGTTGATTTTCTTTATGCTGTTAGGGAAAATGTTTCAAATCAAAACGTATAGTTTTTTAAGTTTCGAAAGAGACTTTAAATCTTATTTTCCAATTGCGGTAACTCGAATAAACCCAAATACACCCGAAGAAAGTATTCCTATTTATGATATAGATAAAGGAGATCGACTATTGATTAGAAATCAGGAGTTGATACCTGTTGATGGAATTTTGATAAGTGACCAAGCCGAAATTGATTATAGTTTTGTAACAGGAGAGGCTGTTCCTATCACAAAAAAATCGGGAGATAAAGTTTTTGCAGGAGGGAAGCAAATTGGTAAAGTGATAGAAATGGAGGTGCTTCATAGTGTTTCTAATAGTTACTTAACGCAGTTGTGGGGGAATGATATTTTCCAGAAAGACGTTCAGCAAAAACATAAAACTATAACTGATGCAATTAGTCGTTATTTTACACCAATTCTATTATTAATTGCCTTTGCAGGCTTTGGTTATTGGATATTTATAGATGCTAATACAGCGTTTAATGTCTTTACTGCTGTGCTTATTGTAGCTTGTCCGTGTGCTTTAGCATTGACCGCACCGTTTACATTTGGTAATATTTTAAGAATTTTAGGTAAGCAGAAATTCTATTTAAAAAACGCTTTGGTTATTGAGCAGCTTGCTAAAGTTGATACTTTGGTTTTTGATAAAACAGGGACGATTACGACTAATAAAAAATCGAATATTGCATACGAAGGAAAATCACTTTCTGAAGCAAACCTTGTTATGTTAAAAAATGTACTTCGAGCATCAAATCACCCTTTAAGCCGCATGTTATATGATTCTTTACCAGAATCTAACCGAATAAAATTAGATGATTTTAAAGAAATAACTGGAAAAGGAATTTTGGCAGTAATCGAAGATCATCAATTTCAGATAGGGTCATTTTCATTTGTTGCTGATAAAGAAGAGAATTCAATTCAACAAACGTCACTTCATATTAAAATAGATGGGGTTTATTATGGTAAATATATATTTAATAATCAGTATAGAGAAGGCTTAGCGGCTTTGTTTAAAGAGTTGAGCTTGAATTATAAAATCAAAGTTCTTTCAGGTGATAATGATGGAGAACGTGAAACTTTAGAAAAACTTTTGCCAGAAGGAACAGAACTTGTTTTTAATCAAAAACCAGAGCAAAAGCTTGCATTCATAAAAGAGTTACAAGATCATGGACATAATGTAATGATGGTAGGTGATGGGCTAAATGATGCAGGAGCACTGGCACAAAGTAATGTCGGGGTCTCTATTTCTGAGAATGTCAATGTCTTTTCGCCTGCTTGTGATGCTATTTTGGATGCAACAGAATTTAAGCACCTGAGCTATTTCTTAAAATTGTCTAAAAATTCTATTAAGATTATTAAAATGAGTTTTGTTTTATCATTGCTTTATAATGTTGTAGGATTGTCTTTTGCTATTACTGGAAATCTACTTCCTCTGGTTGCAGCTATCATAATGCCTCTGAGTACTATTACGATAGTAAGTTTTGTAACATTAGCCTCTAACTATTTCAGCAGAAGCAGTTTAAAATGA
- the ruvX gene encoding Holliday junction resolvase RuvX, producing MPRILAIDYGQKRTGIAVTDELQIIASGLITIPSHTTIDFLKDYFAKEKVEAVLIGEPKQMNGEPSESASIIKGFVTHFSNIFPDMKVVRVDERFTSKMAFQTMIDSGLSKKQRQNKGLIDEISATIMLQDYLSRKMF from the coding sequence ATGCCAAGAATTCTCGCTATAGATTACGGACAAAAAAGAACAGGGATAGCTGTTACTGATGAATTACAAATTATTGCTTCAGGGTTAATAACAATTCCATCACATACAACAATTGATTTTTTGAAGGATTATTTTGCTAAAGAGAAGGTGGAAGCGGTTTTAATAGGGGAGCCAAAACAGATGAATGGAGAACCATCTGAAAGTGCTTCCATTATAAAAGGTTTTGTAACTCATTTTTCTAATATTTTTCCAGATATGAAAGTGGTTCGCGTAGATGAAAGATTTACTTCTAAAATGGCATTTCAAACAATGATTGATAGTGGTCTAAGTAAAAAACAACGTCAGAATAAGGGTTTGATTGATGAAATCTCAGCAACAATAATGCTTCAGGACTATTTGTCTCGAAAAATGTTTTAA